The following proteins are encoded in a genomic region of Candidatus Neomarinimicrobiota bacterium:
- a CDS encoding lactate racemase domain-containing protein: MIGKGFTDHILTETEVIKLVQDAFSAKDMSTKKVLCIIPDLTRTAPIDLMFRTVYAELAEQVELLDFIIALGTHQPLNEVAINHRVGITQSERTSRYPKARFFNHEWKNSDQLVVAGTFSAEEVFLLSDGRMNEAVDVSVNKIVYDYDLLLIIGPTFPHEVVGFSGGNKYLFPGLAGQEIIDMFHWLGALITNPMIIGHKYTPVRAVVDRSAAFLPVERMCMSLVVKGQDLAGLYIGTPEAAWEAASDLSDKLNVKYLEKPFHTVLSRAPEMYDDLWTGGKCMYKLEQVVADGGDLIIYAPHITEVSVTHGDIIEEIGYHVRDYFVKQTEHFKHIPGGVMAHSTHVRGVGTYENGVEKPRINVILATGIPEETCKKINLGYRDPASIKIEEFMNRDDEGILYVPKAGEILYRLKN; this comes from the coding sequence ATGATAGGCAAAGGCTTTACGGACCACATTCTTACCGAAACAGAAGTTATCAAACTTGTACAGGATGCTTTCTCAGCTAAGGATATGAGTACTAAGAAGGTGCTTTGCATCATCCCGGATCTAACCAGAACGGCTCCCATCGACCTCATGTTCAGAACGGTTTATGCTGAGTTGGCAGAACAAGTAGAACTGTTGGATTTTATTATCGCTCTGGGAACCCATCAACCCTTAAATGAAGTAGCCATCAATCACCGCGTTGGTATTACGCAATCCGAACGAACGTCACGCTATCCGAAAGCCAGGTTCTTTAATCACGAATGGAAAAATTCAGATCAGCTCGTAGTTGCTGGAACATTTTCCGCAGAAGAAGTCTTTCTACTTTCTGATGGACGAATGAATGAGGCCGTGGATGTTAGCGTCAATAAAATTGTCTACGATTATGATTTACTCCTGATCATTGGTCCAACCTTTCCCCATGAGGTGGTGGGGTTTTCCGGAGGAAATAAATATCTCTTTCCAGGGCTAGCTGGTCAGGAAATTATTGATATGTTCCATTGGCTAGGAGCGCTTATCACCAATCCCATGATCATTGGACATAAGTATACTCCGGTGCGTGCTGTAGTAGATCGTTCAGCAGCATTTCTGCCTGTTGAACGCATGTGCATGAGTCTGGTGGTCAAGGGACAGGACCTGGCAGGTTTATATATTGGAACCCCAGAAGCAGCCTGGGAAGCAGCCTCGGATCTATCGGATAAACTGAATGTGAAATACCTGGAAAAGCCATTTCATACGGTGCTATCCAGAGCTCCTGAGATGTATGATGATCTTTGGACTGGTGGCAAGTGCATGTATAAACTGGAACAAGTCGTCGCGGATGGTGGTGATCTCATTATTTATGCTCCTCACATCACTGAAGTATCCGTTACCCACGGGGATATTATCGAGGAAATTGGCTATCATGTGCGTGATTACTTTGTAAAACAAACCGAACATTTCAAGCATATCCCTGGTGGGGTTATGGCGCATTCCACCCATGTACGAGGGGTTGGTACGTATGAGAATGGTGTTGAAAAGCCCCGAATAAATGTCATCCTGGCTACTGGTATTCCAGAAGAAACCTGCAAAAAGATCAATCTGGGTTATCGAGATCCAGCAAGCATTAAAATTGAAGAATTTATGAATAGAGATGACGAAGGTATCCTGTATGTGCCCAAAGCAGGTGAGATACTTTATCGACTAAAAAATTAA